One segment of Halococcus saccharolyticus DSM 5350 DNA contains the following:
- a CDS encoding DUF5787 family protein: MTESADTEFEFELRVCGWAERNWPPGDTHDPDTTAIVARQLGTKHRRWDTVIVETDANALAARARFGTDRLDSDLLGVVRHAPAEWMWYRDALPEPDYPWRYVREAVHRAADREIVETRQRGNRIELRRKWAYPDWIERVIAIENKPDLTASAARALAGQIEHDVALGLADEVWVATAATDDSIEPVLLEDFPVEAGVLVLGEGTAGDDTSVAWHPRTLAVDEPGTRILDRPTGGAHDRSAARFEYASPVWKRGKRLAIAERAYERGWRSYVDTMRPDCRHFELRRDKRDGSRDVLPWCAAKERRQTAAECAGSCPKFEPEPPNWRAAGWPIEGGPGSAVKRLLARRRDRRRPELPE, encoded by the coding sequence GTGACGGAGAGCGCCGACACCGAGTTCGAGTTCGAACTCCGAGTGTGCGGCTGGGCCGAGCGCAACTGGCCGCCGGGCGATACGCACGACCCCGATACCACGGCGATCGTGGCGCGCCAGCTCGGCACGAAACACCGGCGGTGGGACACCGTGATCGTCGAGACCGACGCCAACGCACTCGCGGCACGCGCTCGCTTTGGCACCGACCGACTCGATTCCGATCTCTTGGGCGTCGTTCGGCACGCACCCGCCGAGTGGATGTGGTACCGCGACGCGCTCCCCGAGCCCGATTATCCTTGGCGGTACGTCCGCGAGGCCGTCCACCGTGCAGCCGATCGGGAGATCGTCGAGACCAGGCAGCGCGGCAACCGGATCGAACTCCGGCGAAAGTGGGCCTACCCCGACTGGATCGAGCGCGTGATCGCGATCGAGAACAAACCCGATCTCACCGCGAGCGCCGCGCGCGCCCTCGCGGGCCAGATCGAGCACGACGTCGCGCTCGGCCTCGCCGACGAGGTCTGGGTCGCGACCGCTGCGACCGACGACTCCATCGAACCCGTCCTGCTCGAAGATTTCCCGGTCGAAGCGGGCGTGCTGGTTCTCGGTGAGGGCACGGCTGGCGACGATACGAGCGTCGCGTGGCACCCGCGAACGCTCGCGGTCGACGAACCGGGCACGCGGATTCTCGACCGGCCGACGGGTGGGGCTCACGACCGGTCGGCTGCACGCTTCGAGTACGCAAGCCCAGTGTGGAAACGTGGGAAACGGCTCGCGATCGCCGAGCGCGCCTACGAGCGCGGCTGGCGGTCGTATGTCGACACGATGCGACCCGACTGCCGCCACTTCGAACTGCGTCGCGACAAACGCGACGGGAGTCGGGACGTGCTGCCGTGGTGTGCGGCGAAGGAGCGCCGTCAGACCGCGGCCGAGTGTGCGGGATCCTGTCCGAAATTCGAGCCCGAACCCCCGAACTGGCGCGCTGCGGGCTGGCCGATCGAGGGCGGGCCAGGCAGTGCCGTGAAACGATTGCTGGCGCGAAGACGCGACCGTAGGCGGCCCGAACTGCCGGAGTAA
- a CDS encoding bis(5'-nucleosyl)-tetraphosphatase encodes MAVDATSAGAILFRDTRGRREYLLLKSRPGDWEFPKGGVEGSEELQQTAIREVEEEAGITDFRLLNGFRREYSYVFQAGGETIHKTVHLFIAESEEASAELSHEHRDHQWRDYEQAINTITQDGPRDIFREAHRFLDDEGY; translated from the coding sequence ATGGCAGTCGATGCGACGAGCGCGGGGGCTATCCTCTTCCGGGATACGAGGGGCCGCCGCGAGTACCTGCTCCTCAAGAGTCGCCCCGGGGACTGGGAGTTCCCCAAAGGCGGCGTCGAAGGGAGCGAAGAACTCCAACAGACCGCGATCCGCGAGGTCGAGGAAGAGGCCGGAATCACCGATTTCCGGCTCCTCAACGGCTTCCGCCGCGAGTACAGCTACGTGTTCCAGGCGGGCGGCGAGACGATTCACAAGACCGTCCACCTGTTCATCGCCGAATCCGAGGAGGCGAGCGCCGAGCTCTCCCACGAACACCGTGACCACCAGTGGCGCGACTACGAACAAGCCATCAATACGATCACCCAAGACGGCCCGCGCGACATCTTTCGAGAGGCTCATCGCTTCCTCGACGACGAGGGGTACTGA
- a CDS encoding uS10/mL48 family ribosomal protein: protein MPFVTKLRLTSGDRGALDRVVDDIKTTAARKGVEFNGPHPAPPAERRVPQSKGLSAYGGRFEDWTYTVYARSIEIVGHDEFARSVASEFPAGIHAEVEIERVRSAGSG, encoded by the coding sequence ATGCCCTTCGTCACGAAACTCAGACTCACGAGCGGCGATCGGGGTGCGCTCGATCGGGTGGTCGACGACATCAAGACGACCGCCGCACGCAAGGGCGTGGAGTTCAACGGGCCCCATCCCGCTCCGCCCGCCGAGCGTCGCGTCCCCCAGTCGAAAGGTCTCTCAGCCTACGGTGGCCGCTTCGAGGACTGGACGTACACCGTCTACGCCCGTTCGATCGAGATCGTCGGTCACGACGAGTTCGCTCGATCGGTCGCGAGCGAGTTCCCCGCCGGAATCCACGCCGAAGTCGAGATCGAGAGAGTTCGATCCGCGGGGTCAGGCTGA
- a CDS encoding amidohydrolase, with product MQQSTHDDLIQLRRDLHRHPEPAWREFYTTSRIVEECERIGVDELLVGPDVLADGERNAVPDDDELQRWHDRAREVGAREDVLERTEGGYTGAIAILDRGDGPTVGLRVDIDGLLREEATDDDHTPVREGFRSETEGMHACGHDAHATIGIGVLEAIKESDFAGTLKVFFQPGEEMVAGGKPMAKGGHLDDVDALLAVHVGLDHPTGEIVAGVGGFLAVHHFRADFAGTPAHAGGKPNAGENAVQAMATAIQNLYAIPRHEDGPTRVNAGMVGGGTATNIIPEAAFIEGEVRGETTELMEYTRERAERVLDNAAGMHGCSVELSTVGEAPSATSDQALVDIVLDAATENTDVDTPTERDDLGGSEDATYLMQRVQEHGGHAAYVGVGTDHPGGHHTATFDVDEESIAIGVDVLTDSILGIDDQEQ from the coding sequence ATGCAGCAGTCCACACACGACGACCTGATCCAGCTGCGCCGCGACCTCCATCGCCACCCCGAACCTGCGTGGCGCGAGTTCTACACCACATCTCGAATCGTCGAGGAGTGCGAACGGATCGGCGTCGACGAACTCCTCGTCGGCCCGGACGTGCTCGCCGACGGCGAGCGAAACGCGGTCCCGGACGACGACGAACTCCAACGCTGGCACGATCGCGCTCGCGAGGTCGGCGCTCGCGAGGACGTTCTGGAACGGACCGAAGGGGGCTACACCGGGGCCATCGCGATCCTCGACCGTGGCGACGGTCCCACTGTGGGACTCCGAGTCGACATCGACGGACTGCTCCGCGAGGAGGCCACCGACGACGACCACACACCAGTGCGAGAGGGATTTCGCTCGGAGACGGAGGGAATGCACGCCTGTGGCCACGACGCCCACGCAACTATCGGGATCGGAGTGCTCGAAGCGATCAAGGAGAGCGACTTCGCGGGCACCCTGAAGGTGTTCTTCCAGCCGGGCGAGGAGATGGTCGCGGGCGGCAAACCGATGGCGAAAGGTGGCCACCTCGACGACGTCGACGCCCTCCTCGCGGTTCACGTCGGGCTCGATCACCCCACCGGCGAGATCGTCGCCGGCGTCGGGGGCTTCCTGGCGGTTCACCATTTCCGTGCGGATTTCGCCGGAACGCCGGCCCACGCCGGTGGCAAGCCGAACGCAGGCGAGAACGCGGTCCAGGCGATGGCGACCGCCATCCAGAATCTCTACGCGATCCCACGCCACGAGGACGGCCCCACGCGAGTCAACGCCGGGATGGTCGGCGGCGGCACCGCGACCAACATCATCCCCGAGGCGGCGTTCATCGAGGGCGAGGTCCGGGGCGAAACAACCGAACTGATGGAGTACACCCGCGAGCGCGCCGAGCGCGTCCTCGATAACGCCGCCGGGATGCACGGCTGCTCGGTCGAGCTCTCGACGGTCGGCGAGGCTCCGAGCGCGACGAGCGACCAGGCACTCGTCGACATCGTGCTCGACGCGGCGACCGAGAACACCGACGTCGACACGCCGACCGAGCGCGACGACCTCGGCGGGAGCGAGGACGCAACCTACCTGATGCAACGTGTCCAGGAGCACGGCGGCCACGCGGCCTACGTCGGCGTCGGCACCGACCATCCTGGTGGTCATCACACCGCGACGTTCGACGTCGACGAGGAGTCGATCGCGATCGGTGTCGACGTGCTCACCGACTCGATTCTGGGGATCGACGATCAGGAGCAGTAG
- a CDS encoding RDD family protein — protein MSDKVRFEEANVVRRAAAVTVDTILLILVLSVSAVTMDMNSTVVFVLSIGISQFAYFFLFEAMTGRTIGKMMTGIEVRRADGSRIDASSSFTRNVWRFVDSIFYYTVGILAILESDEKQRIGDRRARTIVVRR, from the coding sequence ATGTCGGACAAAGTAAGATTCGAAGAGGCAAACGTCGTTCGCCGAGCAGCTGCTGTTACGGTAGATACAATCCTCCTTATTCTTGTTCTCTCAGTTTCTGCCGTGACAATGGATATGAACTCGACAGTTGTATTTGTCCTTTCCATCGGTATCAGTCAATTCGCTTACTTCTTTCTTTTCGAGGCTATGACTGGCAGGACGATAGGGAAAATGATGACAGGGATAGAAGTCCGTCGCGCGGACGGATCACGTATCGACGCGAGCAGTTCGTTCACGAGAAACGTTTGGCGGTTCGTCGACAGTATATTTTATTACACAGTAGGAATTCTCGCTATTTTAGAGTCGGATGAAAAGCAGCGAATCGGGGACAGGCGCGCTCGTACTATCGTAGTGAGACGATGA
- a CDS encoding CDC48 family AAA ATPase gives MKLTVKPLKQKDAGRGLAAVDRAAMDELDLENGDYIVIDGGEGRAIARVWPGYPDDQGRDVIRVDGQLRSEAQVGIDDNVTVEKAEVSPAQSVTVALPQNLRIRGNVGPYVRDKLSGQAITQGQTIPFSLGFGPFSGGSGQRIPLKVADTSPDGTVIVAENTEITISEKPAEEIVSDAGGGSGATTPSVTYEDIGGLDRELEQVREMIELPMRHPELFQQLGIEPPKGVLLHGPPGTGKTLIAKAVANEIDAHFETISGPEIMSKYYGESEEQLREMFDEAEENEPAIVFIDEIDSIAPKRDDTSGDVERRVVAQLLSLMDGLEERGQVTVIAATNRVDAIDPALRRGGRFDREIEIGVPDKEGRKEILQVHTRGMPLADDIDLDQYAENTHGFVGSDIESLAKESAMNALRRIRPELDLDEEEIDAEVLESMQVTRDDVKNALKGIEPSALREVFVEVPDVTWESVGGLEDTKERLRETVQWPLDYPEVFEAMDMNAAKGVMMYGPPGTGKTLLAKAVANEAQSNFISIKGPELLNKFVGESEKGVREVFSKARENAPTVIFFDEIDSIAGERGRNMGDSGVGERVVSQLLTELDGLEELEDVVVIATSNRPDLIDSALLRPGRLDRHVHVPVPDEDAREAIFEVHTRDKPLADDIDLADLARRTKGYVGADIEAVTREAAMAATREFIESVDPEDIDGSVGNVRIDESHFEHALSEVTASVTEETRERYDEIQDRFDSGEPAEDREVGRTFQ, from the coding sequence ATGAAGCTCACCGTCAAACCCCTGAAACAGAAGGACGCCGGCCGCGGTCTCGCGGCGGTCGATCGGGCCGCGATGGACGAGCTCGACCTCGAAAACGGCGACTACATCGTGATCGACGGCGGCGAAGGGCGTGCGATCGCGCGCGTGTGGCCGGGCTACCCCGACGATCAGGGCCGCGACGTGATCCGGGTCGACGGCCAGCTCCGCAGCGAGGCCCAAGTCGGGATCGACGACAACGTGACGGTCGAGAAGGCCGAAGTCAGTCCTGCCCAGTCGGTCACGGTGGCGCTGCCCCAGAACCTCCGTATCCGGGGGAACGTCGGGCCGTACGTTCGTGACAAACTCTCGGGCCAGGCGATCACCCAGGGTCAGACGATCCCGTTCTCGCTCGGGTTCGGACCGTTCTCGGGCGGGTCGGGCCAGCGCATCCCGCTCAAGGTCGCCGACACCAGCCCTGATGGAACGGTGATCGTCGCAGAGAACACCGAGATCACGATCAGCGAGAAGCCCGCCGAGGAGATCGTCTCCGATGCGGGGGGCGGCAGCGGTGCAACGACGCCCTCCGTGACCTACGAGGACATCGGCGGACTCGACCGCGAGCTCGAACAGGTCCGTGAGATGATCGAACTGCCGATGCGCCACCCCGAACTGTTCCAGCAGTTGGGGATCGAGCCGCCGAAGGGAGTCCTCCTGCACGGGCCGCCCGGAACGGGCAAGACGCTGATCGCGAAGGCGGTCGCGAACGAGATCGACGCCCACTTCGAGACGATCTCCGGCCCGGAGATCATGTCGAAGTACTACGGCGAATCGGAGGAACAGCTCCGCGAGATGTTCGACGAGGCCGAGGAGAACGAGCCCGCGATCGTGTTCATCGACGAGATCGACTCGATCGCGCCCAAGCGCGACGACACGAGCGGCGATGTCGAGCGCCGGGTCGTGGCGCAGCTCCTCAGCCTGATGGACGGGCTCGAAGAGCGCGGCCAGGTCACCGTGATCGCCGCCACCAACCGCGTCGACGCGATCGACCCCGCGCTCCGGCGTGGTGGCCGGTTCGACAGGGAAATCGAAATCGGTGTGCCCGACAAGGAAGGTCGCAAGGAGATCCTTCAGGTCCACACCCGCGGGATGCCGCTGGCCGACGACATCGATCTCGACCAGTACGCCGAGAACACCCACGGGTTCGTCGGCTCGGACATCGAGAGCCTCGCGAAGGAGTCCGCGATGAACGCGCTGCGGCGCATCCGGCCCGAACTCGATCTCGACGAGGAGGAGATCGACGCCGAGGTGCTCGAATCGATGCAGGTCACCCGTGATGACGTCAAAAACGCGCTCAAGGGCATCGAGCCGAGCGCGCTCCGGGAGGTCTTCGTCGAGGTGCCTGACGTCACATGGGAGAGCGTCGGCGGTCTCGAAGACACCAAAGAGCGCCTGCGCGAGACCGTCCAGTGGCCGCTCGACTACCCCGAGGTGTTCGAGGCGATGGACATGAACGCCGCGAAGGGCGTGATGATGTACGGGCCGCCAGGCACCGGGAAGACCCTGCTCGCCAAAGCAGTCGCGAACGAGGCCCAGTCGAACTTCATCTCGATCAAGGGTCCCGAACTCCTCAACAAGTTCGTCGGTGAGTCGGAGAAAGGCGTCCGCGAGGTGTTCTCCAAGGCGCGCGAGAACGCTCCGACGGTGATCTTCTTCGACGAGATCGACTCGATCGCTGGCGAGCGCGGCCGCAACATGGGCGACTCCGGGGTTGGCGAGCGCGTCGTCTCCCAGCTCCTGACCGAGCTCGACGGGCTCGAAGAGCTGGAGGACGTCGTGGTGATCGCGACCTCCAACCGGCCGGACCTGATCGACAGCGCGCTCCTCCGGCCCGGCCGGCTGGATCGCCACGTCCACGTCCCGGTGCCCGACGAGGACGCCCGCGAAGCGATCTTCGAGGTCCACACCCGGGACAAACCGCTCGCCGACGACATCGACCTCGCCGATCTCGCCCGCCGGACGAAGGGCTACGTCGGCGCTGACATCGAGGCCGTCACCCGCGAGGCCGCGATGGCCGCGACCCGGGAGTTCATCGAGAGCGTCGATCCCGAGGACATCGACGGCAGCGTCGGTAACGTCCGGATCGACGAGAGCCACTTCGAGCACGCGCTCTCGGAGGTCACCGCAAGCGTGACCGAGGAGACTCGTGAGCGCTACGACGAGATCCAGGACCGCTTCGACAGCGGCGAACCCGCCGAGGACCGCGAGGTCGGCCGGACCTTCCAGTGA
- a CDS encoding DUF7127 family protein, which yields MTPKLQQFDERDTGGLRRYEYDDRVVYAVDVGLGEATVDVAGSTVMLVSDDDQAEFEVPESGTVEAAINNGVLTVEVGR from the coding sequence ATGACACCGAAACTCCAGCAGTTCGACGAGCGCGACACCGGCGGACTCCGGCGGTACGAGTACGACGACCGGGTGGTGTACGCGGTCGATGTCGGACTCGGCGAGGCGACGGTCGACGTCGCCGGGAGCACGGTGATGCTCGTGAGCGACGACGATCAGGCCGAGTTCGAAGTGCCAGAATCGGGAACCGTCGAAGCCGCTATCAACAACGGCGTGCTTACCGTCGAGGTGGGACGATGA
- a CDS encoding alpha/beta fold hydrolase yields the protein METVTHSGRTTAYEQVGSDRDGKRALYVHGSGADREIWRAQLDEGARPAVALDLSGHGDSADVDADPGYETLSAYADDVLAVADATDAEIIVGNSLGGAICQHLALERDASPAGLVLAGTGAKLTVMDDLRAWLDEDFDRAIEFLHGENRLFHDTDHPAVETSKATMAAVGQATTRRDFETCHRFDVRGELDGIDVPTLAVCGEHDGLTPPRYHEYLAENVPNATTTVLADAAHLAMIERPAAFDDTIDEFVRGIEDDTHRS from the coding sequence ATGGAAACCGTTACTCACAGCGGACGGACGACGGCCTACGAACAGGTGGGGAGCGATCGTGACGGTAAGCGGGCGCTGTACGTCCACGGCAGCGGGGCGGACAGGGAGATCTGGCGCGCCCAGTTGGACGAGGGCGCGCGGCCGGCGGTCGCGCTCGATCTGAGTGGTCATGGCGACTCCGCGGACGTCGACGCCGATCCGGGCTACGAGACGCTCTCGGCGTACGCCGACGACGTGCTCGCGGTCGCCGATGCGACCGACGCCGAGATCATCGTCGGCAACTCGCTCGGCGGCGCGATCTGTCAGCATCTCGCGCTCGAACGCGACGCGTCGCCCGCGGGTCTCGTGCTCGCCGGGACCGGCGCGAAACTCACCGTGATGGACGACTTGCGCGCGTGGCTCGACGAGGACTTCGATCGCGCTATCGAGTTCCTCCACGGCGAGAATCGACTGTTTCACGACACCGATCATCCGGCGGTCGAGACCTCGAAGGCCACAATGGCTGCGGTCGGCCAGGCGACCACTCGCCGGGACTTCGAGACCTGCCATCGGTTCGACGTCCGGGGGGAACTCGACGGGATCGATGTTCCGACGCTCGCGGTCTGTGGCGAGCACGACGGTCTAACGCCGCCGCGCTACCACGAGTACCTCGCGGAGAACGTGCCGAACGCGACTACCACCGTTCTCGCCGACGCCGCGCATCTCGCAATGATCGAGCGGCCGGCGGCGTTCGACGACACGATCGATGAGTTCGTTCGGGGAATCGAGGACGACACGCATCGATCCTGA
- a CDS encoding A24 family peptidase, with amino-acid sequence MNAPVDLLRLLALPVLGWAAHRDLRTRRVANRMWLPLVALGGALLAWEAWTIWQGGLATERRLFVVRVAVSVGVIAPVGYLFWWLGAFGGADAKALAAICLCFPTPASYLLPTAPSLVLPLTTASGAFAVTILTNAALVGAVYPLSLTVRNALAGRITTTMAVGRPISWEGVPATHGRLLGRANGLDSGLDLDALRMYLAWRNTSLAALRAAPAEGRDPESLPTEPNAPGDGRVDAATDGRPRHGDRRATGPAHDTAAADRENVQNPADPWGAAAFCDDVGDAYGATPTNLRAALDHLTTAESVWISPGIPFLVPLFGGLCLALVYGDLLYAGLAALGMI; translated from the coding sequence GTGAACGCGCCCGTCGATCTGCTGCGGCTGCTCGCGCTCCCCGTGCTCGGGTGGGCTGCCCACCGGGATCTGCGAACGCGCCGGGTGGCGAACCGGATGTGGCTGCCGCTCGTCGCCCTCGGCGGCGCGCTGCTCGCGTGGGAGGCATGGACGATATGGCAGGGCGGACTCGCCACCGAACGCCGCCTGTTCGTCGTCCGCGTCGCCGTCAGTGTGGGCGTGATCGCCCCGGTCGGCTACCTGTTCTGGTGGCTCGGCGCGTTCGGCGGTGCCGACGCGAAGGCACTCGCCGCGATCTGCCTGTGTTTTCCGACACCAGCCTCGTATCTTCTCCCAACCGCCCCGTCGCTCGTCCTCCCGCTCACAACCGCGAGCGGTGCGTTCGCCGTGACGATCCTCACGAACGCGGCACTCGTCGGCGCGGTCTACCCGCTCTCGCTCACCGTCCGGAACGCGCTCGCGGGCCGGATCACGACGACGATGGCCGTCGGCCGGCCGATTTCGTGGGAGGGGGTTCCGGCAACCCACGGCCGGTTGCTCGGGCGGGCGAACGGGCTCGACTCAGGTCTCGATCTCGACGCGCTCCGGATGTACCTCGCGTGGCGTAACACGAGTCTCGCCGCGCTCCGGGCCGCACCCGCCGAAGGACGCGATCCGGAGAGTCTACCGACGGAACCGAACGCGCCCGGCGACGGACGGGTCGACGCCGCCACCGACGGCAGGCCGCGACACGGAGACCGCCGAGCGACTGGACCGGCCCACGACACAGCGGCGGCCGATCGGGAGAACGTACAGAATCCGGCCGACCCGTGGGGTGCAGCGGCGTTTTGCGACGACGTGGGCGACGCCTACGGCGCGACCCCCACCAACCTCCGTGCGGCGCTCGACCACCTCACGACGGCGGAATCGGTGTGGATCTCGCCGGGGATCCCGTTTCTCGTCCCGCTGTTCGGCGGACTCTGTCTCGCACTGGTCTACGGCGATCTGCTCTACGCCGGGCTGGCGGCGCTCGGGATGATCTGA
- a CDS encoding cupin domain-containing protein, with the protein MGYRVLDPDDIAPSDDRPCELRGLTEPAGLDRMAINRFRAEPGEMLPLAYHYHDDQEEAFYVLSGTLHVETPEETYEVPEDGLFVVDPGSPQRAFNPADAETSVEVLAIGAPPTEGDVHAYDP; encoded by the coding sequence ATGGGCTATCGCGTTCTCGATCCCGACGATATCGCGCCAAGCGACGACCGTCCCTGCGAGCTTCGTGGTCTCACTGAGCCGGCAGGTCTCGATCGGATGGCGATCAACCGCTTCCGAGCCGAACCTGGCGAGATGCTTCCACTCGCATACCACTACCACGACGACCAGGAGGAGGCGTTCTACGTCCTCTCCGGGACGCTCCACGTCGAAACTCCCGAGGAAACCTACGAAGTACCCGAGGACGGGCTGTTCGTCGTCGATCCCGGCAGCCCACAGCGCGCGTTCAACCCAGCGGACGCCGAGACCTCGGTTGAGGTACTCGCGATCGGCGCGCCCCCCACGGAGGGTGACGTCCACGCCTACGACCCATGA
- a CDS encoding DUF5828 family protein, with translation MEESISGFKIRGGWNDAVEHGERITHALAELGVEGEAFSEWDEWRPKSHERLGEDVNEKTAEQASIEEGEGEKAGKEPNEDLLSAGEKLSESYDRLDDPDEAVDSWGESLDYVARAADSAGRKAVRTVEDTVYRNVMTQVAPYYFDNELVSANLQRSGRAREGDDVGYAFEVNVNDDDLKEQVSDRLAEYDDEVDRWHVDTPKNVEALEAAEGGEVPEETAVSDAESDVDFTTN, from the coding sequence ATGGAAGAGAGTATTTCAGGTTTCAAGATACGGGGCGGATGGAACGACGCGGTCGAACACGGCGAACGGATCACCCACGCGCTCGCCGAACTCGGCGTGGAGGGCGAGGCGTTCTCGGAGTGGGACGAATGGCGGCCGAAGAGCCACGAGCGCCTCGGCGAGGACGTCAACGAGAAGACCGCCGAGCAGGCGAGTATCGAAGAGGGCGAGGGCGAGAAAGCCGGCAAGGAGCCGAACGAGGACCTCCTGAGCGCAGGCGAGAAACTCAGCGAGTCCTACGACCGACTCGATGATCCCGACGAGGCCGTCGACTCGTGGGGCGAATCGCTCGATTACGTCGCACGCGCGGCCGACTCCGCTGGCCGGAAGGCGGTTCGCACCGTCGAGGACACCGTCTACCGGAACGTGATGACCCAGGTCGCGCCGTACTACTTCGACAACGAGCTCGTGAGCGCGAACCTCCAGCGTTCGGGACGCGCCCGCGAGGGCGACGACGTGGGCTATGCCTTCGAAGTCAACGTCAACGACGACGATCTCAAAGAGCAGGTCTCCGATCGGCTCGCCGAGTACGACGACGAGGTCGATCGGTGGCACGTCGACACCCCGAAGAACGTCGAGGCGCTCGAAGCCGCCGAAGGTGGCGAAGTGCCGGAGGAAACAGCGGTATCGGATGCCGAATCGGACGTCGACTTCACGACGAACTGA
- a CDS encoding hemolysin family protein, translated as MGILPFTTAPSAPLGALVPLQVEVLGAEIPETVFAALGAAVILTLIGLSAFFSSSEIAMFSLASHRLDKLVEDGEPGAELVKQLKDDPHRLLVTILVGNNLVNIAMTSISTGLLALYVSQGQAVAISTFGITALVLLFGESAPKSYAVENTESWALTIARPLKLAEYVLLPLIVFFDYLTRQINRITGGGSAIETSYVTRDEIQDMIETGEREGVIEEDEREMLQRIFRFNNTIAKEVMTPRLDVTAIDAESTVEQAIETCVQSGHARIPVYEGSLDNVIGIVNIRDLVRDLNYGESADLDLDALIQPTLHVPESKNVDDLLREMRADRLRIAIVIDEFGTTEGIVSVEDMIEEIVGEILEGGEDEPIEIVDDDTLVAQGEVNIDAVNEALDIDLPEGEEFETIAGFIFNRAGRLVEAGESLSYDGVEITVESVENTRITAARVHRLSDTEANVEATAETDGGPGETE; from the coding sequence ATGGGCATACTTCCGTTCACGACGGCTCCGTCCGCGCCGCTCGGGGCACTCGTTCCCCTCCAAGTAGAGGTTCTCGGGGCCGAAATCCCCGAAACGGTGTTCGCCGCTCTCGGTGCAGCCGTCATCCTCACGCTGATCGGGCTGTCGGCGTTTTTCTCCTCCTCGGAGATCGCGATGTTCTCGCTCGCCTCACATCGACTCGACAAACTCGTTGAGGACGGCGAGCCGGGAGCGGAACTGGTCAAGCAGTTGAAGGACGATCCCCACCGGTTGCTGGTGACGATCCTCGTCGGGAACAACCTCGTCAACATCGCGATGACGTCTATCTCGACGGGACTGCTCGCACTCTACGTCTCGCAGGGCCAGGCCGTCGCGATCTCCACCTTCGGGATCACCGCTCTGGTCCTCCTCTTTGGCGAGAGCGCCCCCAAGTCCTACGCAGTCGAGAACACCGAGTCGTGGGCGCTGACGATCGCGCGCCCGCTCAAACTCGCCGAGTACGTCCTCCTCCCGCTGATCGTGTTCTTCGATTACCTGACCCGTCAGATCAACCGGATCACCGGGGGTGGGTCGGCGATCGAGACTTCGTATGTGACCCGTGACGAGATTCAGGACATGATCGAGACGGGCGAACGCGAGGGCGTGATCGAGGAGGACGAACGCGAGATGCTCCAGCGCATCTTCCGATTCAACAACACTATCGCGAAGGAGGTGATGACTCCCCGACTCGACGTGACCGCGATCGACGCCGAATCCACCGTCGAACAGGCGATCGAGACGTGTGTCCAGAGCGGTCACGCCCGGATTCCGGTGTACGAGGGCAGCCTCGACAACGTCATCGGGATCGTCAACATCCGCGATCTCGTTCGGGACCTGAACTACGGTGAATCCGCGGACCTCGACCTCGACGCCCTCATCCAGCCCACCCTCCACGTCCCCGAATCGAAGAACGTCGACGACCTTCTCCGGGAGATGCGCGCCGACCGCCTCCGGATCGCGATCGTGATCGACGAGTTCGGCACCACCGAGGGCATCGTTTCGGTGGAGGACATGATCGAGGAGATCGTCGGCGAGATCCTGGAGGGTGGCGAGGACGAACCGATCGAAATCGTCGACGACGACACGCTCGTCGCCCAGGGCGAGGTCAACATCGACGCCGTCAACGAGGCGCTCGACATCGATCTCCCCGAGGGCGAGGAGTTCGAGACCATCGCGGGATTCATCTTCAATCGGGCGGGCCGCCTCGTCGAAGCGGGCGAGAGCCTCTCGTACGATGGGGTCGAGATCACGGTCGAATCCGTCGAGAACACCCGTATCACGGCCGCACGCGTCCATCGGCTTTCCGACACCGAGGCGAACGTCGAAGCGACCGCCGAGACCGATGGCGGACCGGGCGAGACGGAGTGA
- a CDS encoding glutathione S-transferase N-terminal domain-containing protein: MSTDAASGTASVEASEPLTLYRLQACPFCERVVRRLDELGVDYESRFVEPLHSERDVVKRISGKRTVPAIVDPNTGVTMSESANIVAYLDGTYGDGEDAA; encoded by the coding sequence ATGAGCACCGATGCAGCCAGCGGCACCGCGTCCGTCGAGGCAAGCGAGCCGCTCACGCTCTACCGACTCCAGGCGTGTCCGTTCTGCGAACGTGTCGTCCGCCGGCTGGACGAACTCGGCGTCGACTACGAGTCGCGGTTCGTCGAGCCCCTGCACTCCGAGCGCGACGTCGTGAAGCGCATCAGCGGCAAGCGCACCGTGCCGGCGATCGTCGACCCGAACACCGGTGTCACGATGTCCGAGAGCGCGAACATCGTGGCGTATCTCGATGGCACCTACGGCGACGGGGAGGACGCGGCCTGA